Below is a genomic region from Molothrus ater isolate BHLD 08-10-18 breed brown headed cowbird chromosome 15, BPBGC_Mater_1.1, whole genome shotgun sequence.
GCCTAATCAGTTTCATATGTGCATTGAATTTTCAAATAACATTAGCAAGAACAAATAGACTTGCAGAGTTCAGTGATGGTTATATCCAGTTAGATCATAGATTGAGGCATACCTCAGTTCATAAGTGTAGACTAAATGTAGCTTGGCTTCACTTTTAGTGCTGCTTATTACTTTGTGTGAAAGGAACTCCGTGGCCTTGCTAGCCTTTCATTACTGCCAGTAGCTGATACTTGTAATTgataacttttaaaatactttgttgTACTGTAGAGATATACTGAAACATTGTGGGTGTCACACTAATATTTTGGATAACACCTGAATAGCTGGTGTTTTCCATGTGGAAAGTAGAGCCCAAAGGTGCAAAATTAAATAGCTGGGATAGTTCTAGCACATTGTTTTTCTGGAGGTTTATATGAGGAACATAAGCTTTAGTGTGGAGACTTCATGGGTTTGATATTCAAGTTGCAGAATAGTTTTTAATGAATTGGGAATTCTTATGCCAGACAATGACTGAAGTTGTATTTCAAGATAATGGAGTGAGTTATTGTGTTGTTTTATAGGATCAGTTCCATGACAAAACTCCATATACAATAATGTTTGGCCCTGACAAATGTGGAGAGGACTATAAATTGCACTTCATCTTCCGGCACAAAAACCCAAAGACCGGCAAATACGAGGAAAAGCATGCAAAGCGCCCAGATGCAGATCTGAAGACTTATTTTACTGATAAGAAGACTCATCTTTATACCCTAGGTATGGTGACTGCTAACTATGCACATTAATAATTACTACATCTTCGTCACCAGAAGCTCAAAGTGAGCCAGATGAACAGGTGAATATTTGTGCCAATGCACCATACAACGAAAAGCTACCTGAAAGCTTCAAATGCAAAAACTGATTGTCTGTGCAAAGGTTTATTTCATCCTTCCAGGAAGTCTTGATTCATGTAAGAAAGGTCATGCAACTTGAACTTTATACTTAAAGGAGAAACTGAATTTCAGGGCAGTTGTAAGTAACTTGAACTAagtatatttgaaataattatcAGCGTGTATACACTGCCTGAATGCTGCCTCTGAGTAACATGGGGTAAGCTGAGCTTTAGATGTGGAGGTGTCATagtttgttttagttttgtttgtatttttttctgcactcATGTACCAGACAAACTCAGGAGTTCTTGAAATAGTGTCTAGTATATTAGCTATGATGAAAATCTTTCAGGAAGTACTTAGGAGtgtctgtttcttttcctactACAGAGACAGCAGTAGATAAAGAAGTGAGATTAAAATCCTGTAAGTCAGTAGTAGGAAGTCTTAGTCTGGAGTAGAATATGAGTATATACATTCTTACTACTAAAGCAATACTTCCTGTGCCAAAGTCGACTTGTTGTGGTAACTGCTAAATCACTTTACAAACCTCCATGCTTTTAACACACGTAGGACTTCTGCCAGGAGTCTGCCTTCTCACAGGGTGAGATGTGGTGCATCATCAGTAGTTGCACTTTGGTATAAGGAGAAAGGTTCTTAGCAGTTCTTTAAAGCAGTTGATGGGTAGGTGGTAGCTTGGGTTGTACAGTGGTGATGAGTGATGCTTTATGACTCATGCTTTGTATAGTACATGCAATGACTACatcaactttttttccttacagtCTTGAATCCTGACAATAGTTTTGAGATACTTGTTGATCAAACAGTTGTCAACAGTGGGAATTTGCTGAATGATATGTCACCTCCTGTGAATCCACCCCGAGAGATTGAGGACCCAAATGACCAGAAGCCTGAGGACTGGGATGAGAGACCAAAAATCCCAGACCCAGATGCTGTTAAACCAGATGACTGGTAAGGTGTTGGAAGGGTGGAATTGAGGGAATCCTTAGCCCCATAAATTTGTCTTGATCAAAAGTAGTAGTAATACTTTGCAGTTGGCACCTTGATATGCCATGAGGGACATGTGTTAGGATTGCAAGGCAATTCCTTTCTGAAATCATGGCGTGACCCTGACAGAAGGGAAGGTGGCTGTCTGTCTAGAGCAGTGGGCTGGTTCAGAGTCTGTAGGATCATGCCTTGGGCTTAAGAACTTACATGTTGTCTGTGTTAACACATAATGCTCTGCCCTCAAGGGATGAGGATGCTCCTGCAAAGATCGCGGATGAAAACGCTGTGAAACCAGAGGGCTGGCTGGATGATGAGCCAGAATATGTAGCAGACCCTGATGCTGAGAAACCTGAAGATTGGTAAGTTTACTACCTCTTGCAAATGGCAGCAATTATCTCATGACTTTGGTACTGATGTTTGCAGTTCATTGTTGCTTGCTGACAAAGTTGCTGTTCAGGCCGTTTTTCTCCAAAAGTAGAAGGCAGTGGTCTGAGAACTCATGTTCAGCATGCATTCACCTCCACGTTTTTCAATTCTTCTGTGACTGTAAGCAGAACAGGGCAGGGATGTTTACCTTGAAGTAGAACCTACTTGGAAGGGAGAGTGGGgggggctgtgctcagagaCTGGCTTTTGTTGATCTTCTGTGCTTCACAGTTAGTCTTTGAAATCCTTGTTCCTTCTGCAGTATATTTATCTACAGACTTATGCTATACAAAGTTTCAGTGTCTTCTTTTAGTGGTAGGGATTTAGATTTTCCCAGAAATCGGACATTGTCTGAGCCATATTCTGTATGAAGGCAAGGGGTGGACTTCTAAACTGAGTTTGCCTTTTCAGGGATGAAGATATGGATGGTGAATGGGAGGCACCTCAGATTGCAAATCCTAAATGTGagacagctcctggctgtggtACCTGGCAGCGCCCAATGATTGACAATCCAAACTACAAAGGCAAATGGAAGCCTCCTATGATTGATAACGTGAACTATCAGGTTTGTGTTTTCACCAGCTCAAGCTGGTGGCCAGTAAAGCATCTCTCTCACAAAAAGCAGAATGATTTAGATTCAGCAGATGTAATTAGAAATTCAAGTGCAGTCATTATTGTGCTGTGTTTCGAGTGGACAGATTCAAACTGCTTTCTTATCAGGCATCACTTCATTGTATTGATTCCCAAAGACTGATGAGTTCCACCTGTAGATGTTGTAATTAAGTGCAATGGATTGTTACATCTCTCCATTCATAATGggctgaaaactgaaatttgtcTTCTAGTAGGTGAGGCTGAAtgtcttttgtcttttctaGGGTATATGGAAACCTAGAAAGATCCCAAACCCAGACTTTTTTGAAGACTTGGAGCCTTTCAAGATGACTCCTGTCAGTGCTGTGGGACTTGAGTTATGGTCCATGACATCTGACATCTTTTTTGACAACTTTATTATCTGTACTGATAGAGCTGTGGCTGATGATTGGGCCAGTGATGGATGGGGACTGAAAAAAGCAGCTGATGGTGCTGCAGAGGTGAGAGAGGAAGGTTTAATTGTGTGCTGTGGAGTGGAACAGTAGAAGCACctgctgttctctctctcaGCCTTTGTCAATATATACCTGTATGTGCTAAGGCTGAGGGTTTTGCTAAACCAGGTGGGAGCCTCAATTCATAATTACAGTATGTTAATGGTTGCTATAAGTAACTAAGAGCACTCACTGCTCTCTTCTGAGATTTTGCTCTGATATTTGGACTGTTTAGCCTAATTCTTCATTTGTAAGCTATGGGAAGAGTACTTGTGCAGGttagcttgattttttttttttttttttaggtctgAAATACAATGTTTAAAGTTGCAAAAAGCCTATTTGAAAATGTTGTAGCTTAAACTTAGCTGCTAGCTTGCTGTATGAGGTGGAATTTGACAGTTCTTGTGGTCTTACAGCCTGGTGTTGTGGGCCAGATGATGGCAGCTGCTGAAGAGCGTCCCTGGCTTTGGGTAGTCTACATCCTCACTGTGGCTTTGCCAGTGTTCCTTGttgtccttttctgctgttctgGAAAGGTAAATGCATTTCCTGTGATAATTAGCCTCATGTTTAAAAGGATGTTCAGTAAAATGTGCCTGAATGTCACAAATAATTGCCTGGGTTTGTCATTGCCTTTCAGAAACAGCCAAGTGCTGCAGAATACAAGAAGACTGATGCTCCTCAGCCTGATGTGGTGGAtgatgagaaagaagaagaaaaagataaaggggaaaaagaagaggaggaggaagaggaggacgCAAATGAGGAAAAGCTTGGTAGGTAATCTTGAATGATGTTCTCCTGATAGAATAAACCAACAGGATGGGCagataagaaaaaaagccaatgGTGAACTGAAGATAAGTCAGGAAGGAGaatgttttgggggttttttttttgtaattttaatttttttttcccattttcccttgaagagaagcagaaaagtgaTGCTGATCTAGGAAGTGCTAGtcaagaggaagaagaggaggaggaggaagacagGAAACCTGCATCAGAGGTAAGAGTGCCTAACCTTTGAAGGAAGTGCATTTTCTTTCCTAGGTTATGTAGAACAGGCCTTACTGCGGTGTTAAAAGTTAACCTGGCTCATGTGACCCTCCCTCCCAGTTCAGAACTTTAGAAAACTTAATCTCCCTGAAGAATAGGAATTGCTGTGGCTGACTTGAGCAGGCTTGGGCACCCTGCTAAAGGCACTCCTGTAGACCCTGCCTTGAGAGGGGAGTGGGACTGTTGGAAGGCAGCTTCTTGAGGCAAAAGGCTTACTCAGCTTCAAGTGCAGTCAGGATGTGACCTTAAGGGCTCTACACTGACACAATGACTCAAAAATGGGTGGAGTGTTGCTTGAAGTTAAAGGattctcccagcagcagaagctgttgAGCACTCTCAACAAATGGTGTACATCCACTGTGAAAACAAAGAATTTGCCTGTTTGCCACAAAGTACTTTCAGCAGTAGGTCCTTTCAAAAAGTGAATTCTAATGTAGATGTTAAAGTGGATTATTTTCCATAGATTTTCTCTGATTGGTTATGAAGGGTatatttaggttttattttattcatatttacACAAATTACTTTCTTGCAGGAGGAGGAAACTGTGAATAGATCACCCAGAAACAGAAAGCCAAGGAAAGATTGAAAAAAGTCATAAGAACTTGatctgtggtttctttttttttgttgttgttttcaaaCATGGTTCTGGGAGAGGACCTTGGACACCTTACATTGAAACTTGGACAAACCTCAAGATTTCACCATCCACAGGTTCCAGTCACACGATCCAATGTAATGGAGTGTCTAGcagtaaaatatttgcaatCATCTGTTTTAAAGAGCATCATTCCTGTAGAAAGAAAGCATTTAATATAATGGGCTGTGGATTTTGGAATGTAACATAACTAACCTtttcatttttggttttaaatattcttttctgttcttaAGTAGATTGGTAGAATTTTTCCAGTCTCAAACCTTGGcttaatttaatatattaattagtGAAATATAACAATGAATCTTGAAAGTGCTAGGtgataaaaatgcagttttataaCTAGTTTTTTTTACAATATGTAAATTCCTAAATGCACCAATGTCTTTATACCCCGAAAATTTGGTAATTGTTTGAAGAAAAGTTGTCAGTGCATTTGACAACACCCCTGCCCTCAAAAGAAAAGACAGCTGGGGGGAGATGTATGGGGAAACCAGTAGTGAAACTCTCTAATCAATCAACTTCATTCttttggggggaggggaaagaggaagaaggggTGGAAGGAAGGGGTTAGGCAGTCTATAAAATATATGCATACTGTGCATGGCTAAAGCCCTGTTAAATGTTGACAAACGATCTAGGATTTGGAGTGGGTCATCTTAATGTGGCATTTAATCCTGCAGAGCTTGCAGACAACCAAGATTATTTGTTCTTGAACTCTTTTTGTAGAGCTGAGGGTTGCTGGGGAGGTGTGGTTAGGCTACTTCCCCCTTTGCCCTCTGTTCAGCCACCGGTGTTTTCCTCTCTGAGACGATACAGCTCTTCCTGAGAGCAGCTTTGCCTCAGCTGCTGAAGCACTTCATGTTCAGCTCATTGTCAAACTCGATTTCATAGCTAGGCCTGCTCCTTTCCAGGGTCCAAACACTGAATAAGACAGTGTCCCATATCCTCTCGCTGTTGTCACTGTATGTCTGCTGTAGAAATGGGGGAGGTAGGCAGGTAGACAAGTTGAACTGAGtatttgtaaaggaaaaaaaccacaaccaagaTGTCAGTATTGTAGGTGGGGAAGGAGCATGTGGAATCTCTTAACTGGTATGTGAAACTGTTTTAAGTCCTTTTATCTGCTCTTCATGTAACAAGTGCATTCTAAATTATATTGTGAATGTTAGGAAATTCCAATTCCAggtgaataaatttttttaaagtgttgaGTCTACCATACTACACTGTttcaaacaccttttttttttgtggaatgCAGGTGAGCACTACAAGAGCATTACCTCTGAGGGTGAGATGGATGTAATTCATTACACTGTACCAAATATGTTTCCATTTGGATGTCTATGTAGATAAACTTTTGCCTTTGTttagaatgaaattaaatgtcATGAAATTATTCTTCTTGCACTGAACTTAAACACTCCAGTGTTGTTTGGTCATATGATAGGTATAGTGTGTGGAATAGTTCCCAGGGGTTGTGGGGGAAAGAGTGTTCCAATTACCTTGCAAACAATCTAACCAATTACTAAAAGACtcttgttttgggtttttgttggttttttttttttttttgtaaaacacCTTTTGCTGCCTGTCCTTATGTTGTATCCCTTGGTTGTTGTGTTTGAAATATTAGTGATCACAAATGCATAGCAGGATTTCTGGATCTCTCTGCAGTGTACAAATAAACTATTGTAAGCAAGATACTGGAAGTAATTTCAGACTTCTGTTGGGAGCTATTGCATGTTTAGAATGCCTTTGCCTGTTGAACACCTGGTCAATACTGCTCCTTATTGCAAAAATAGCTTATACTCTGACATGGAAGATGTCATAGCTTAAGCATTGCTACTAGCTTGTTCTCAGGACTGTATTTTTATCAAGGAGCAGCTGCTATTTATGACTCTCAGTCCTTTGAGATGAAGTATATGTAAATGGTTTCAATTCAGCTAATGTTTTGAGCACAACATAAAAATCTAATTAATCTAATGGTTTTTTATCTTAATATGCAAATTGCCTTAAACTCCCAAACAATCCCTGTGCATACATGTTCTTTCAAAGCATCAAAAGTGAACTTGAGATCTGCTATCAGCTTTTAAATAGCATTATATTAAAGCTAATTGTAAATCTACATTTGCTTCTGCTAATTCTCCTGAAAAAGTCCTGTCTGCATGTTATGGCTTTTTTTGATACCATAGTGTATGCTTTAAATAATCACTACAATAAATGAAGACTTTCCAAAATGGATAGACAAGTTACTTTTTATCCTGCTTTCTGACTTGGGTGCCTGAGTTTGACCTTAGAATtgctcttgtttttaaaatcatgaaggaaaaatacagcTACCTGCTTATCCTCAGTGCATAAAGCATAGCTGTGTTTTTTAGATTAGTGAAACTCCACCTGGCTGTAACCTGTGAACTGTGTTTGGAACTGTTACAGATCCTGGAACGTGTATTTGGGCCTTTTGTGCCTGTGCAGCCAAGGGTGGCAGCTCTTGACAAGGATGATGCTGAGCTTGAGGTGCTGTATCTGACAAGGGGGGAGTGTTGGGCTGAAATGGtgaatcaaaacaaaacccgTGGGCTCTGACACACAAGGCAGAAGTGCCGATAGCAGCTTTTCTCGTGGAGCCAGTGGTTGGTAGGGGCAGTGATAGGGCAGGGTGCATCTAACCCACTAACCCCTTCCAGCAGCGTCCCTGGGTGTGATCTCCCCTCGCTGGCTCTGCTCAGTACTCAATTGtcacagcttgaggctgtgaCCTCTCTACTGTGCTATCAATGTCTGCTTCTGAGATTGACTCCTGTGCCTGAGGAGGGTTTCTTGCAAGTAATGACGACTTGTACATGTCCATGGTTTTTTCTTACCCGTTCCTTACTCCTCCCTCACAAACTCAGCTCCTCCACTGAGGAGGGTACAGATGTGGGGcttgtggctgctctgctcaaCCCAAACTGATGGTTAATACCCCTCTTGCCTCATGGTTTGTGAAAGGGGTTTTTGGTTgattgggtttttgttttggtttcttttttttttttagtgttgcTGGATACAACTACTGTGATTTCATGTCCATTTCAAACAGGTACTTGTAGAAGCaacttgaaaacaaaatgtaaaaactaATCAATAAAGAAACTTAAATCTGGTTGGCTTTCTTTGTCTAATTAGCAAAGCTGGCTCAGCCCTCAGCAGGGTGAGGGTGCGGTGACCCGTGTCCCTCGCGCTTTTTTGTCACTGCGGGGCCGAGCGGGGTCTGCAGCGGTGCCCGGGACAcggggccggcccgggctgGGCTCCGCTCCAGCGCCCGGGCTCCTGCCCGCCCCTCCCTGTCAATCACCGGAGGCCCCGCCTTCCGCCTCCTGATTGGCTGGGCCGCCTCCTCTCCGCCCCTCGCTACCTGTTCCTTTAAACGGCGCCGAGCACCGCCCCCAGCTCGCCTCCGCTGCTTAATTCGCGCCTCCGCGCCCTCCTATTGGCTGGGAGGGGCGTCGGTCACGGCTCGTGACGCGCCGCGCGCCGTGACGTACCCCCCACCCAGGAAGCTCCGCCCATTTATTCTCAACTCGGCTCTGGAGgggaaaaacaatttcaagatggcggcggcgcGGACAACAATGGGGGGCCGGGGGTCCGGGCCGGCCTGCGCCTgagggcggcggcggagggAGCGCGGCGGGCTCCGCTGGGCTCCGCGAGGcgggcagagctgagggagagCGGGGCAGCGGAGCGGCGCCGGGCTCGGGGCAGAAGGAGGAAGTGGGGCGGGGGGGAGAGGAGCgggcgccgggccgggcggggggaAAGACCCGGGACGATCCCGGCGGGGAGCGCAGGTAAGGCCGGCGGGAGGGGCGGCGGAGGCCTCGCCATGG
It encodes:
- the CANX gene encoding calnexin, with the translated sequence MELKWLLCVTLLALGILALQAHDTDEDNDADDVVDIEDDLDDGIEDVEESKSETSSAPPAPKVTYRPPVPTGEVYFVESFDKGTLDGWVLSRAKKDDTDDEIAKYDGKWEVQDMKETKLPGDKGLVMVTRAKHHAISSKLSKPFVFDTKPLIIQYEVNFQNGIECGGAYVKLLSKTPELNLDQFHDKTPYTIMFGPDKCGEDYKLHFIFRHKNPKTGKYEEKHAKRPDADLKTYFTDKKTHLYTLVLNPDNSFEILVDQTVVNSGNLLNDMSPPVNPPREIEDPNDQKPEDWDERPKIPDPDAVKPDDWDEDAPAKIADENAVKPEGWLDDEPEYVADPDAEKPEDWDEDMDGEWEAPQIANPKCETAPGCGTWQRPMIDNPNYKGKWKPPMIDNVNYQGIWKPRKIPNPDFFEDLEPFKMTPVSAVGLELWSMTSDIFFDNFIICTDRAVADDWASDGWGLKKAADGAAEPGVVGQMMAAAEERPWLWVVYILTVALPVFLVVLFCCSGKKQPSAAEYKKTDAPQPDVVDDEKEEEKDKGEKEEEEEEEDANEEKLEKQKSDADLGSASQEEEEEEEEDRKPASEEEETVNRSPRNRKPRKD